The genomic window AAGAAAATAGAATCCCAAACATAAAGAAGACTGAAAGTCCGATGAAATCATAGGTAAAGGCGATTACCCAGGCTGCATTTAGTAAATTAGCTAGAAAAAACCAACTTCCGGTTTGCAATACAAAATCACTTTCTTTAGTACTAAAAAAGGTTCTTTTTATCTGATAAGAACTATAGATAATCAGGTTCAAAAAAATCAATCCCCAGATGCTAAAAGCATATCCGGCAGGAGTAAACAAATTGTCATACTTATCACTAATATCTGCAATAGTAGCATCATTAAATTTAAATACTTGCGAGGCATAATTAATAGCTAGAACTAAAAGCACAGACAATGCATTTAGAATAACGAGAGATTTCTTTTTAGTATCCATCTCCCGAAAATAAAGGATGCAACCGGAGTTAAAGTCCTTTTTAACTACAAATATGAACAGAAATAGAACATTTTATCTGACTAAGTTAGTCACTTGAACCACTTCATGATCTGCAAGGGCATAAACTTCATCCCCTTCTGTAGGTTCCAGCATATAATTACCCGTAAATTGACCGAAAGCCGGTAAGATCATTTGTTCTTTTGTTTTAAAAAAACAAGGAAGCCGCAACGCTTGCCTACCTAAACCCTGTAAAGCCACCCCAGGGTGTATATGCCCGCATAAGTTAAAAAATCCTTCTCTCTTTTCCGGATGGTGCGTTAATAGAATAGTTCCGATCGCCCACTCTTCTGAAATATGAATATCCAGTTCTTCAAACTTGGCGGGTGAGATAATATCATGATTTCCTGCAACCAGAATAAATTTTTCCTGCATATACTGCAATCTCCAGGAAGCAAAAAGATCCCATTCGATATTTAAGGCACTATGAAATAAGTCTCCTAAAAAGCAAACAACTGCGGGTTGATATTCCCGAATTACTTTATCCAGTAATTTAAAATTTTTTTCAATAGCTTTTTTAGGTACGGCACTACCATGCTTTCTAAAATGTGACACTTTACCCAGATGTACATCAGCTATTAGTAACATCTGTGTTTCTTCCCAGAACAAAGCACCACAAGGATGCAACTGAAAATGTTGGTTATGAACGCTTAGGTTTTGGAGCATTGCGAATTGATTATTTCTTTAAACATTGTTAACTATTATGTATAGCTGAATTCATAGTAAATAACATAAGCCTTAAAAATGTTATCTTATACAAAACTAGCTATCGTAAAAAGTATCTATTATTGTAGATATATGGTGTTTTAATAAGAAATAACCGCATTAAAAATCAATTATGATTTTAATAAATTTGTCGGAAAATTTCTTAAAAAAACTTTCAATTGTGATTTGCGTTTTGCAAAGGTACAAAATTGTATAGATTTATTTCTTTGGTAAACTTGTAGTCATCTCCACTTTATCAAAACTATTTTCTAGTTTTAGAATTAATAAACTATTGTCTCGTTTAAATTTATGTAAAGTATGCCAACGGTTATAGTTATAAGAGGATATCGATTTTTCTTTTATAGTAATGATCATGAACCTATTCATATTCATGTAGAGAAAGATAATAAAACAGCAAAGATAAACTTGGTTCCTTTGGAATTAGTAAAGTCTCGAAATTTTACAGCATCAGAACTTAAAATTATTCGTAAATTAGTAGAAGAAAATCAATTATTATTTATAGATAAGTGGAATGAGTTTTTTAACAATTAATAAATCTTTTCAGGCAACTGATGTTTCCTTCAATAATGATAAAATGATTGTTTTTTTTGAAGATGGAAGGGAATTATCGGTACCGCTGGAGTGGTTCCCCACTTTAAGAAATGCTTCTTTACAAGAACTTTCTAACTGGCGATTTATCGGTCGGGGAGAAGGAATTCATTGGGAAGATTTAGATGAAGATATTTCTATTGAAAATCTATTGAAATAACTGCATTACTTCCTCATTAAAACCGCCGTCATCTTTTTGATTCTGTCTGCTAGTTTCTCGCTGGATAGTTTTTCCCGAATACGATCCGTGATGATCGGGAAGGAGAAGGGCGTAGCATCCGGGCATTGTTTCCATATAATTTCCTGATGTTTAATTCGCTCTAATGCCATTTGTAACCGACCTTCCTCCAGGGAATGCTCAAAAGTTTCAGTAATGGCTTGTTGAAATAATAAGTTTTCAGGTTCATGTTCTTTAAAGACATCAAATAATAACTGCGAACTTGATTGTAAGTGTTTATTTTTAATTATTTTATTAGGATAGCCGGTAAACACCATCCCCGAGATTATAGCAATATTCCGAAATTTACGACGTGCCATTTCCGTAGCATTTAAACTATGCTGTAGATCATTTCTAAGATATTCCGCAGAAAATAGATTGTTGTCCAAAATTAGCTGTACGTCAATTTCCTGATCGGATAAGAGTTCAAATCCGTAATCATTAAAGGCTAACGAGATGGAGATAGGATTCAGCAAACTTAAACGATACCCTAACAAACTACCCAAAGCTTCGTGAACAAAACGGCCTTCAAAAGGATACATGACCGTATGAAACCCTTCTCTGGTTTTAAAGGTTTCAATAAGAAACTGCCCTTCATCCGGAATGATACTATCCCGTTCCTGTCTTTTAAAAATAGGGGCTAGGGCTTTTAATTCTTTGGTTAACTTTAAAGTTCCGTTAGCTACCTGTTGTCTTCGAGAAGGTGCTACCTTATATAATTCTTCACGTAAAAGTTCGGACATTTGTGAGGTAAGGGCAAAGCGGCTTCCTTGCCAACTGGGGATTCGGTTTGTTTTTTTTGTAGACTTTCTGACTAATACATGCATACTTTTTACCCGTACCAGCTCAAGATTACGTCCCCCGTACATAAAGACATCTCCGGGTTTTAGCTTAGAAACAAAATATTCTTCAACATGACCGATAAAACCTCCTTTTACATATTTTACCATCAATACCGCATCCCCTACAATAGTTCCAATTTGCAGACGGTGACGCATAGAAATCCCCCGGTGGATCACTTTATACAAACCATCTTCCAGGATTTCCACCTTTTTGTACTCATCATAGGTTTGTAAACTCTGACTTCCTAAAGTAATAAAATTAAGTACCCATTGCCATTCTTCATAACTCATAAATTGATAGCAAAAGGTTTGTTTTACTTCTTTTATAATAACATCCGGATAAAATCCGTCAGAAACCGCCAGGGTAACCAGGTATTGAATCAGGACATCAAAACTATTTAAATAAGGCGGGCGGTCTTCTACGGCATTTTCTTTTACCGCTTTATGCAGGGCTGATGCCTCTACCAGTTCAATCGCATGAGTGGGTAAAAAATAAATCACACTTTCTTCTCCCGGCCGGTGACCACTACGTCCGGCACGTTGTAAAAAACGGGCTACGCCTTTAGGTCCACCAATCTGAACAATGGTTTCTACCGGAGCAAAATCAACACCCAGATCCAGGCTAGACGTACAAACCACTGCTTTTAAAGATTCATTACGAATGGCTTGTTCTACCCAAATACGGGTTTCTTTAGTAATACTTCCATGATGCAAGGCAATCTCTCCGGCAAACTCCGGGTATCTTTCTAGGATACGATGAAACCAAATTTCACATTGTGCCCGGGTATTAGTAAATAATAAAGTGGTTTTACTACTATTAATAATAGGAACCACATCATCCATTAAATGAATCCCTAAATGCCCTCTCCATGGAAAGGTATCCATGGTTTTTGGGATGACACTTTTAACGGTGATCTTTTTTTTAATATTGGCTTTTATCAATATGGAATTGTGGTACGCTGCCGTATCGGGCCCTAATAATACTTCTCTTCCCTGATCCAGGTTTCCTATGGTTGCTGAAATCCCCCAGATACGTAATTTTGGGCTGATGGTTTTTAACCGGGACAAGGATAATTCAATTTGAACTCCCCGTTTGGTACCCAAGAGTTCGTGCCACTCATCTATGATTATTGCGGAGCAATCTCCGAATACTTTATCATAACCTTTGGAGGATAATAATAATTGTAAGCTCTCCGGGGTGGTAATCAATAAATCCGGCATGGCTCTTTTTTGAGCTGCTCGTTCTTTAGTGGGTGTATCTCCGGATCGGATACCTACCTTTAATACTGGGCAAATATTCTGAACAAAACGTTCGGCGGCTTGTTTAATTTCTAAGGATAAAGCACGTAAAGGGGTGATCCAAATGGCTTTTAAGCCTTTTTTATGGGTATTAGCAAAGTCCGGATTAGAACGTATGTAATTTAAAACCACCGGAATCCATAGAGCATAAGTCTTTCCACTTCCGGTAGGAGCATTTAACAACCCGTTTTTCCCTTGTAAAAAAGCTTTCCAACTTTGTTTCTGAAAGGGAAAAGGTGTCCAGCCCTGATTCTTAAACCAGGTATTTGCTATGGTATAAAGTTCTTTTTCAGTCAATGAATTATAGATTGGAAAGTAGTACTCGTAAAATTGTGATCTGTTTATTTTAAAAGGTAAACGTTAACCGGACACTTTTTCTTCTTCTGCTTGCGGAATCAATTTTTTTAAGTTGGAAAGCGTATCTGCATCTTCGATTTTTTTATCATGTCGCCAACGTAAAATTCGGGGAAAACGGGTGGCCACCCCACTTTTATGACGACCGGAAAGCGCAATTCCTTCAAAGGCTATTTCAAAAACCAACTTAGGCACCACACTCCGCACGGGTCCGAACCTTTCAAGAGTATTGCTTTTAATATAGGCGTCTACTCTCCTGAATTCAGCATCTGTAAGTCCTGAATAAGCTTTAGCAAAAGTAACGAGTTCGGTTTTATCATCATTCCAAAGTCCAAAAGTGTAATCGGTAAATAAATTAGACCGCCGGCCGTGGCCTCGCATGGCATAAGTTAGTACGGCATCGATAGTTAATGGGTCTACTTTCCATTTCCACCAGTCGCCCTTTTTTCTTCCTACCTGGTAAGAGGATTTTTTACGCTTTAACATTAATCCTTCAGAGCGTAGTTCCCGGGATCGTTCCCGTTCTTCTGCCACTGCTTCCCAGGTAGTAAACTCTAGTTTTTCAGATAATTGTAATAAGAATAACTCAGAGAACTTTTGATATTCTAGGCTTTTCTTATAAAAGTCTTCTAAAATATTTCTTCTTTCAGAGAAAGGTAAATGCCGTATGTCTTCACCGTTCCATTCTAATAGGTCATATGCTTTTAAAATTACCGGTACTTTAGCTAATAAGGCTTTAGAAACATTTTTACGACCTATTCTGGTTTGTAGATCGTTAAAACTACCTACAGTTCCCTCAATAAACGGAAGAATTTCACCATCTAATACAGTTCCGTCCGGTACAAAATCCAGGAAACGTTCAAATTCGGGATATTTATCGGTAACCAGTTCTTCCCCACGACTCCAGACAAACAATTTATTTTGCCGTACAATCACCTGCGACCTAATACCATCCCATTTATGCTCGGCATAAAAGTTATGAACCTCTCCGATTTCTTCTGGGGATTCTTCAATGGCATAGGCAAGGTAAAAAGGATAAGGTTTTGACAGGTAATCCGATTCGTTTTCTTGTAAAATAAGTTCGTTAAAGGTGATTTTATCCGGATCCCAGTTTCCCATAAGTTTAAAAGCCAATCGGTCTTCTTCAATATCCGTAGCAATAGCCAGGGCACGCGTCATCAATTTTTGACTTACCCCGATCCTAAAACTGCCGGTTATTAATTTGCTAAATACAAAACCTTCGTAATAGTTTAAAATACTCCAGTTTTCGAATAAATATTCTTTCTTCTCCTCATCTGACTTTTTCTTAAGAGCAATAATTTCTTCCAGGAACCGCGTTAAACTTTTTTCCGAACTTTGATTGGTGGTAGGAACAATGAGAGCAATGGTTTCAGCCAAATCGCCAACAATATGATAGGATTCTTCAAATAACCATAAAGGGATATTCGCTAATTCTGAAGCCCAATGCCTTAATAAAGTAGTATTAACCGGACGAGGGGGTCGGCGGTGCGAGAGAATGGCGATCGTCCAAACTTTATCTTTGTCGGAGGCTTGTTGAAAATAAGACGCTAAAGCCTGCACCTTAATGTTGGTCTTATTGGTGCTGTCTAGGGTTTTAATTAGTTGTGCAAATTTTTTCATAGTAGCGATCTAAAAGTCTGTGCAAATATGGGATTAAGCAGATTCTTTTTCGGCTACCTGCATTTCAGCTAATTCCCCTTCGTATTGTGTTTTTTCGGTTCGGGCGTCGTAGCCAATTTCGCGTAAATACTTAGAAAAAATTTCGGTATAACCGTGTGTACTGATCACTTTTGTCGCTCCGGTGGCCCTGATAGCGGTTAATAATTCTTGCCAGTCGCAATGATCAGATAGCACAAAACCTTTATCAATTGCCCTACGCCTTCTGGCTCCCCTAAATGCCATCCAGCCACTAGCCGATGCAGTAACATAAGGTACCATTTTCCGGATCCAGGGACTACCGTGCGCACTGGGAGGTGCCAGCACCATATTGCCTAATAAATCTTCTTTTTTGGTATCCCGGGTAATACGCTCTGTAGGTGGGAGGGAGGTTAGGGAACGAATAACTTCGGTCATATTTTCAATAGCTCCGTGCGTGTAAATTTTACCGATAGAAGTGTCCAAATGTTTAAGTAACCGCTGGGCTTTCCCTAAGGTATAGCCAAACAATACGGAGGTTTTTTTTTCGGATTGATTTTGCGTCCACCAGGTATTAATATCATGCATGACCTCTTCCTGCGGAGTCCATTTAAACGCGGGTAGCCCAAAGGTACACTCAGTAATAAAAGTATGACAACTTACCGGTTCATAAGGTTCGGCAATACCATCATCTTCCAGTTTATAGTCGCCAGTAAAGACCCATACTTCGCCTTTATATTCAACTCGTATTTGAGAACTTCCGATAATATGTCCGGCAGGATGTAGGCTAAATAATACATTATTAACCCTAAAGGTTTCTCCGTATGCTTTACCGGTTACATTAATATCCCCCAAACGGTGTTGAATGATAGGTACATTAGTATGATGGGTAATGTATTTTTTATGTCCGGCATAACTATGATCTGCATGTCCGTGACTTATGATAGCTTTATCAACTGGCCGCCACGGGTCCAGATATACATCTGCAACCTTACAATAAATTCCTTTATCCGTAAATTCTAGAAGTGGTGTCATTGTATAAAATTAATGTTAAATGATAACTATAGCGTGTGCAATACCTAAGCATACTATCCTGATTACATTTGGAAATATCCGGATGCTTTTTAAAAATATAATTTTTTAGGGATGGACTCTAACGGACTTTAGTATATTTGCCTGAAATTTTTTAAAAAGAAAATATGTCTATTTCCGATTTATTTGACAGCGGATTTCAAAAAAGAAATCAAGATCATTTTGCAGCAATTGTACGGGTTGCTATGAGCGACGGTGTCATTACCGATGAAGAAAAAGCCTTTCTTGACCGCCTTGCCAATAACCTGGATATTTCAGCAAACGATTACCAGGAGATTCTTCAGGATTATAATTCTCATCCTATCAATCCCCCTTCTAATTATGAAAACAGGTTAGAACGACTTTACGACCTTACCCGTATGGTATATGCGGATCATATTAGAGATGCCGAGCAGGTCATACTTCTTGAAAAGTTGGGCGTGGGCCTAGGTTTTAAATCAGACAACGTTAAATACGTAGTGGATAAAGCATTAAATTTAGTAGATCAGGGCGTAGACCGTGATACGTTTGTAGAAGAAATTAAACAAATGAACCGATAAAGGGTTTATATTCAATTATTATTTAAAAAATTTTCATTTTTAAGCTGTTCTTTCTTCTGTAATACAAAATAAACAGAAGTCATATCCGTAAGTTTTATGGTAATGTTAGTCGATTTTATCATTATGGATACGTTGCAAACAATTTCTTCGGAATTTTTTTGAAAATGAACTAGCGGAAACTTGTAGGCTTTCTTTCGCATAGATAATTCAGGAATAATTTCAAAAAATGGATGTATGCTAAAAAGATTAGTTGTCACTTTTTGTGGTAATAAAACACCCTTAGCATAAAGAATAACACCAGACGAGTTGATCCTAAAAATCTGAACATTATTTGGAGCTATTGTACTCATTACTACTTTATTTTTTACCTTTTATAGCTAAATCAACGTTAAATAACAGTGATCTTCCGTTTCCATAAAAATAACCCGTATTTATCCAAAATAGTATTTTAAGGGGAATTAATGTTATTCAACTGAATACCTAATTTCTTAAAAAAATCAGTAACGTTAGTATCTTCTTTAGCACTGGTAAATGCATCTACTTTAAAGGGGAACTTTGTTTCTAGTTTTTTTTTATCTATAACTAAATCTAACTTATTACCAATACAAGTTAATAGGACTTTTGGGAATTCTTCTTTTAAAATTTCTAAATTTTCTGCGGTATCCTGATAAGTAACTGCTCTGGTAACATCAAAAACATATACAAAAGCATGTGCCCCTAATAAATATGACCTACGGGTATCTTCCAGGTCCATATGACCTTCCGTATCCCACAATATCAGTGATATTTCATCTCCGTTATCTAGGGTAATTACCTTTTTTTTAATCTGAACCCCAATAGTGACCTTGTATTCTTCTGAGAATTCATCGTCAATAAACCTGCGAAATAATGAAGTCTTTCCTACCCCAAAATGTCCCAGGAGAACTACTTTTTTAGATAACTTCATTAGTAAAGTATTTTTTTAATTTTTCAGAAAATAAATGGTTGTGGACTAACTCTTGATTAGAAATATGGTTTTTTGCAAAATCTGTAATCGCATCTTCTAACCGGTCTTTAAATTCCAAAGTGTAGGCTCCAGCTATAACTGCTGCTATATAATACGAGTAAAAATTTTGAATATGTATACGGTACAGTTCGTATTCAATAGTTTCCAGTTCTTGGTTTCCACCGGAAAAGGCATCTTCTACAAAACTTTTGATGGCCGTAAGCATTCCTGCAATCATTTCTTTATCAATAACTTCCTCCTTAAAAGGACTAAACTCGGAGATTAGAATACCGGATTCTTTTTTAATTACTAGTAATTGCAGGAGTTGTGGTTTACCATAATTAGATAAAGCCAGGTCGCCATTACTAACCCCTTTAGCTTGCGCTCTTTTTGAAGCAAACCAGTTTTTAAGTGAAAAAGCCTGTTTTGTCTTTCTGCTAATATTCTCGCTAAGTAATTTAATCTCATGAGCAATATATTTTTTGATCATTTTGCCCAAAATAGGGTACAAAGCTTCTACCACAGCATCCTGGGATTTTGAGATTTCTTCTTTTAAAGCTTCAGTAATTGTAGGACCTAAGGTGGTGGGAATTTCGTTGACAAATTTCACAAAGTGTTGTTCAATAATAGGATCAACCTTATGAGATAGTTCTTTTTGTCGGTATATTGTATTTTGTAATTCTTCTACTTTTTTAACAATAGAATCCGTTAATTCTTTTTCTTCTGTAAATAAAAGTTTTTTAAGAATTTGAAGTTTCTCCTGTTCATCCATAAGTGATAGCTGCAACCTTATTTTGCTATTTTTTCTCCCAGGTTGATAAGTAAAGAACCAATTTCTTTTTTATCTACTTTTTTATATTCCAGGTTATCCGAATGTTCCTGTATTTTATCTTCTAATTCTGTCATCCTAATGTTAATATCCGTATGTAAATTATCTATGGTTTGTATTAGCTCTTTACGGGTATCTTCTATAAATTCTTCCAGCTCTTTTTTCCTCATTCGAATATCTTTTTTAAGGTTTTCAAATTCGGAATTATAAGTAGCAATGTCATCACCAAAAATTAAATTTTTAATAGTTTCAATTTTTGAAACAGCTTCGGATAGTTTTTCAGGTGCTGCAATTTCAGGTTGTTTGGACATATAAGAAGAATTAAAATTAATAGCGATTCTAGTAAATTTAGGATAAAATCTTCAAAAAATTGAGGAATTTTTAAAAAACTATAAGGTTATAGTAGTGGTAACTTCCTGTTTTTATGTTGACTAGATAGAAATAACGTAATTAAAATATGGTTTGTCTATAAATTATCTGAAAGTTGAACTTGTTAATATTACTAGTGTTCTTATAAGGTTTGTAGTAGTATTTTTCTTTAAAGATTTTAGTATATATCATTGAACAATTTTTTAACAACTATTACAATATAGTTTCGTTTATTTCGTTTATAATTGTAATTCACAATTGAATTAAATAAACTATATGGAAATGTACAATAAGGTACGGAAACCTTCCAAAGATGAGCAGGTACTGGCAACGAAGTCGTATTATGCATTATCTACAATAATAGAGGAATTAAAAGTAGATACCCCTGAAATAGAAATTGAGGAAACCCAAGAAAAGATACGAATTCCTATAAGTGCTTTAAAACTTTTAAGTGAAGTGTTAAAGACTATGAGTAAAGGAAACATTATTTCTATTGTTCCGGTAGCTACAGAAGTAACGACTCAAAAGGCAGCAGAAATTCTAGGTTGTTCCCGACCACATGTTGTAAAGCTATTAGAGAAAGGAGAGATTACTTACACAAAAGTAGGTAAGCACCGGCGTATTTTATTTGAAGATGTTATGAGTTACAAAGAGAATATGAAGCAAAAACAAAAGCAGCATATTGTGGATATGATGAGATCTGATGAAGCATTAGGACTGTATGATTCATAGTGTTTTGTTTTTAATCTTCTAAACACTCTATTATTATCACTACCCCTTCACTTCTTCCTTTTGCATAAAGGTTTCGGCTTTATTTACCATGTTAATACTTCCGCAGATAAAAGGACAGCGTTCATGAAGTTCTGTAGGTTTAATATTCATAATTCGCTGATGACCATCACTGGCTTTTCCTCCGGCTTGTTCGGTAATAAAGGCCATTGGATTACATTCGTACAATAAACGTAATTTTCCGTTAGGGGATTTTGAAGAACTTGGGTACATATAAATACCACCTTTAATAATATTACGATGAATATCACTAACCAGAGAACCGATATAACGAGAAGTATAAGGGCGATCATCCTTTTCTTCCTGGCAATATTTAATGTAATCTTTGATGCCTTGAGGGAAATGCGTATAATTTCCTTCGTTTACCGAATAAATATTTCCTTCTTCCGGGAATTTCATATTAGGATGTGATAAGTAATAAGTTCCCAGGGCTGGATTTAACGTAAAACCGTTTACTCCGTTACCCGTTGTATAAACTAACATGGTAGAGGTACCATAAATAATGTATCCTGCAGCTACCTGCAGATTTCCTGGTTGTAAAAAATCTTCCAGTGTTACCGGAGTTCCCGTAGGGGTAACCCTACGGTAGATAGAAAATATAGTTCCTACCGATACGTTTACATCAATATTAGAACTTCCATCAAGGGGATCCATTAAAACCACGTAATTATTACGATGATCATTATTCTGTCCTTTGATCGTAATAAAGTCATCATTTTCTTCCGAAGCAATACCACATACGATTTCGCGATTAGTAAGGGTATTGATAAAAGTTTCATTAGCAAGAACATCTAATTTCTGTTGATCTTCCCCCTGGATATTTGTAGAACCTACTGCCCCGGTAATGTCCACTAAACCAGCTCGGTTAACCTGGTGATTTACCATTTTGGCCGCAAGACGTATGGAATTTATAAGTCTGGAAAGCTCTCCGCTGGCATACGGAAAATCCTTTTGATTTTCAATAATAAATTCACCTAGGGTCTGATTAGTTCTTGCCATTATTATACGTACTTATATCAAAAGATTTTCGTAAAAATAGGCTATTATCTTTTTTGACGGGGTCTGTAAACAAAAACTTTTATAATTAAGCTTGATTCCTGATAAAAGCAATCCGTTTTTTGTATTTTTCGATCCTGGTACGAATAAGAATAATTTGAATCAAATAAAATGGATTTTACCCTTCAAAAAGCGAAAGAAAAAGACATGCCCGGTGTGATGCAACTCATTCAAGAACTGGCAAGTTTTGAAAAGGAAGAAGATGCTGTTGAGATTACCGTGGAGGATTTGAAAAGAGATGGTTTTGGGGAACATCCTCTATTTACCTGTTTTGTAGCCAAAAAGGATCAGGAAATATTAGGGATAGCCCTGGTGTATAACCGGTATTCTACCTGGAAAGGGAAAACGGTTCACCTTGAAGATCTTGTGGTAAAAAAAGAATTACGAGGTAAAGGCATCGGGGGCGCATTGTATCAAAGAGTGATGCAGTTTGCTAAAGAACAAAAAGTACGTCGGGTGGAGTGGAACGTTTTGGATTGGAATACCCCGGCAGTTAATTTCTATAAAAATAGTGGGGCTACTATTCTGGAAGGATGGCAAGTCGTACAGATGGATGAGCAAAATTTAAATACATTTTTAGCAAAAACAAAGGTATAAAAACCCTAAAAGGTATAGAAAAGGAAAATTCATAGTCAATTGTCTTTTTAGTATATTTATACACCGCTAATTGTATTAGATGCCTATAGTTACTGCAAAGGAGATAGCTTCTGGTTTAGGAATAAAAAACCTGGGCTATTTGGGAGAATTTATAGGATGGTTGTTTTTAAAAATTACCCGGCTTTCCA from Aquimarina sp. ERC-38 includes these protein-coding regions:
- a CDS encoding TerB family tellurite resistance protein, whose product is MSISDLFDSGFQKRNQDHFAAIVRVAMSDGVITDEEKAFLDRLANNLDISANDYQEILQDYNSHPINPPSNYENRLERLYDLTRMVYADHIRDAEQVILLEKLGVGLGFKSDNVKYVVDKALNLVDQGVDRDTFVEEIKQMNR
- a CDS encoding Rab family GTPase codes for the protein MKLSKKVVLLGHFGVGKTSLFRRFIDDEFSEEYKVTIGVQIKKKVITLDNGDEISLILWDTEGHMDLEDTRRSYLLGAHAFVYVFDVTRAVTYQDTAENLEILKEEFPKVLLTCIGNKLDLVIDKKKLETKFPFKVDAFTSAKEDTNVTDFFKKLGIQLNNINSP
- a CDS encoding fructose 1,6-bisphosphatase — its product is MSKQPEIAAPEKLSEAVSKIETIKNLIFGDDIATYNSEFENLKKDIRMRKKELEEFIEDTRKELIQTIDNLHTDINIRMTELEDKIQEHSDNLEYKKVDKKEIGSLLINLGEKIAK
- the pdeM gene encoding ligase-associated DNA damage response endonuclease PdeM, with the translated sequence MLQNLSVHNQHFQLHPCGALFWEETQMLLIADVHLGKVSHFRKHGSAVPKKAIEKNFKLLDKVIREYQPAVVCFLGDLFHSALNIEWDLFASWRLQYMQEKFILVAGNHDIISPAKFEELDIHISEEWAIGTILLTHHPEKREGFFNLCGHIHPGVALQGLGRQALRLPCFFKTKEQMILPAFGQFTGNYMLEPTEGDEVYALADHEVVQVTNLVR
- a CDS encoding DUF2442 domain-containing protein; protein product: MSFLTINKSFQATDVSFNNDKMIVFFEDGRELSVPLEWFPTLRNASLQELSNWRFIGRGEGIHWEDLDEDISIENLLK
- a CDS encoding ligase-associated DNA damage response exonuclease; translation: MTPLLEFTDKGIYCKVADVYLDPWRPVDKAIISHGHADHSYAGHKKYITHHTNVPIIQHRLGDINVTGKAYGETFRVNNVLFSLHPAGHIIGSSQIRVEYKGEVWVFTGDYKLEDDGIAEPYEPVSCHTFITECTFGLPAFKWTPQEEVMHDINTWWTQNQSEKKTSVLFGYTLGKAQRLLKHLDTSIGKIYTHGAIENMTEVIRSLTSLPPTERITRDTKKEDLLGNMVLAPPSAHGSPWIRKMVPYVTASASGWMAFRGARRRRAIDKGFVLSDHCDWQELLTAIRATGATKVISTHGYTEIFSKYLREIGYDARTEKTQYEGELAEMQVAEKESA
- a CDS encoding DUF4160 domain-containing protein, with amino-acid sequence MPTVIVIRGYRFFFYSNDHEPIHIHVEKDNKTAKINLVPLELVKSRNFTASELKIIRKLVEENQLLFIDKWNEFFNN
- a CDS encoding ATP-dependent DNA ligase, producing MKKFAQLIKTLDSTNKTNIKVQALASYFQQASDKDKVWTIAILSHRRPPRPVNTTLLRHWASELANIPLWLFEESYHIVGDLAETIALIVPTTNQSSEKSLTRFLEEIIALKKKSDEEKKEYLFENWSILNYYEGFVFSKLITGSFRIGVSQKLMTRALAIATDIEEDRLAFKLMGNWDPDKITFNELILQENESDYLSKPYPFYLAYAIEESPEEIGEVHNFYAEHKWDGIRSQVIVRQNKLFVWSRGEELVTDKYPEFERFLDFVPDGTVLDGEILPFIEGTVGSFNDLQTRIGRKNVSKALLAKVPVILKAYDLLEWNGEDIRHLPFSERRNILEDFYKKSLEYQKFSELFLLQLSEKLEFTTWEAVAEERERSRELRSEGLMLKRKKSSYQVGRKKGDWWKWKVDPLTIDAVLTYAMRGHGRRSNLFTDYTFGLWNDDKTELVTFAKAYSGLTDAEFRRVDAYIKSNTLERFGPVRSVVPKLVFEIAFEGIALSGRHKSGVATRFPRILRWRHDKKIEDADTLSNLKKLIPQAEEEKVSG
- a CDS encoding ligase-associated DNA damage response DEXH box helicase, which translates into the protein MTEKELYTIANTWFKNQGWTPFPFQKQSWKAFLQGKNGLLNAPTGSGKTYALWIPVVLNYIRSNPDFANTHKKGLKAIWITPLRALSLEIKQAAERFVQNICPVLKVGIRSGDTPTKERAAQKRAMPDLLITTPESLQLLLSSKGYDKVFGDCSAIIIDEWHELLGTKRGVQIELSLSRLKTISPKLRIWGISATIGNLDQGREVLLGPDTAAYHNSILIKANIKKKITVKSVIPKTMDTFPWRGHLGIHLMDDVVPIINSSKTTLLFTNTRAQCEIWFHRILERYPEFAGEIALHHGSITKETRIWVEQAIRNESLKAVVCTSSLDLGVDFAPVETIVQIGGPKGVARFLQRAGRSGHRPGEESVIYFLPTHAIELVEASALHKAVKENAVEDRPPYLNSFDVLIQYLVTLAVSDGFYPDVIIKEVKQTFCYQFMSYEEWQWVLNFITLGSQSLQTYDEYKKVEILEDGLYKVIHRGISMRHRLQIGTIVGDAVLMVKYVKGGFIGHVEEYFVSKLKPGDVFMYGGRNLELVRVKSMHVLVRKSTKKTNRIPSWQGSRFALTSQMSELLREELYKVAPSRRQQVANGTLKLTKELKALAPIFKRQERDSIIPDEGQFLIETFKTREGFHTVMYPFEGRFVHEALGSLLGYRLSLLNPISISLAFNDYGFELLSDQEIDVQLILDNNLFSAEYLRNDLQHSLNATEMARRKFRNIAIISGMVFTGYPNKIIKNKHLQSSSQLLFDVFKEHEPENLLFQQAITETFEHSLEEGRLQMALERIKHQEIIWKQCPDATPFSFPIITDRIREKLSSEKLADRIKKMTAVLMRK
- a CDS encoding cell envelope biogenesis protein OmpA; this encodes MDEQEKLQILKKLLFTEEKELTDSIVKKVEELQNTIYRQKELSHKVDPIIEQHFVKFVNEIPTTLGPTITEALKEEISKSQDAVVEALYPILGKMIKKYIAHEIKLLSENISRKTKQAFSLKNWFASKRAQAKGVSNGDLALSNYGKPQLLQLLVIKKESGILISEFSPFKEEVIDKEMIAGMLTAIKSFVEDAFSGGNQELETIEYELYRIHIQNFYSYYIAAVIAGAYTLEFKDRLEDAITDFAKNHISNQELVHNHLFSEKLKKYFTNEVI